One genomic window of Choloepus didactylus isolate mChoDid1 chromosome 27, mChoDid1.pri, whole genome shotgun sequence includes the following:
- the ZNF146 gene encoding zinc finger protein OZF, with protein MSNLSQKRIYSGGNPFVCKVCGKVFSHKSNLTEHEHFHTREKPFECNECGKAFSQKQYVIKHQNTHTGEKLFECNECGKSFSQKENLLTHQKIHTGEKPFECKDCGKAFIQKSNLIRHQRTHTGEKPFVCKECGKTFSGKSNLTEHEKIHIGEKPFKCSECGTAFGQKKYLIKHQNIHTGEKPYECNECGKAFSQRTSLIVHVRIHSGDKPYECNVCGKAFSQSSSLTVHVRSHTGEKPYGCNECGKAFSQFSTLALHLRIHTGKKPYQCSECGKAFSQKSHHIRHQKIHTH; from the coding sequence ATGTCAAACCTCAGTCAAAAGAGAATTTATAGTGGGGGAAACCCCTTTGTCTGTAAGGTATGCGGGAAGGTTTTCAGCCACAAATCAAACCTCACTGAGCATGAACATTTTCATACTAGAGAGAAACCttttgaatgtaatgaatgtggaaaagcctttagcCAAAAGCAGTATGTCATTAAACATCAGAAcactcatactggagagaagctttttgaatgtaatgaatgtggaaaatccTTCAGCCAGAAGGAGAACCTCCTTACCCATCAGAAGATTCACACTGGTGAGAAGCCATTTGAGTGTAAGGATTGTGGAAAAGCTTTCATTCAAAAGTCAAACCTCATCAGACaccagagaactcacacaggcGAGAAGCCCTTTgtatgtaaggaatgtgggaaaaccttcagtggCAAATCAAACCTTACTGAGCATGAGAAAATTCATATTGGAGAGAAACCCTTTAAATGCAGTGAATGTGGCACAGCTTTTGGCCAGAAGAAGTACCTCATAAAACATCAAAacattcacactggagagaaaccctatgaatgtaatgaatgtggaaaagccttctctCAGCGAACATCGCTTATTGTACATGTGAGAATTCATTCAGGTGATAAACCTTATGAATGCAAtgtatgtggaaaagccttctctCAAAGCTCATCCCTTACGGTGCATGTGAGAAGCCATACAGGTGAGAAACCTTATGgctgtaatgaatgtgggaaagccttctctCAGTTTTCAACTCTTGCTCTACATTTGAGAATACACACAGGCAAGAAGCCTTATCAGtgtagtgaatgtgggaaagctttcagccagAAGTCACACCACATTAGACACCAGAAAATTCATACACATTAA
- the LOC119521667 gene encoding caprin-1-like: MPSATSHSGSGSKSSGPPPPSGSSASEAGAGAAAPASQHPATGTGAVQTEAMKQILGVIDKKLRNLEKKKGKLDDYQERMNKGERLNQDQLDAVSKYQEVTNNLEFAKELQRSFMALSQDIQKTIKKTARREQLMREEAEQKRLKTVLELQYVLDKLGDDEVRTDLKQGLNGVPILSEEELSLLDEFYKLVDPERDMNLRLNEQYEHASIHLWDLLEGKEKSVCGTTYKALKEIVERVFQSNYFDSTHNHQNGLCEEEEAASAPTIEDQVAEAEPEPTEEYTEQSEVESTEYVNRQFMAETQYSSSEKEQVDEWTVETVEVVNSLQQQPQAASPSVPEPHSLTPVAPADPLVRRQRVQDLMAQMQGPYNFIQDSMLDFENQTLDPAIVSAQPMNPTQSMDMPQLVCPPVHSESRLAQPNQVPVQPEATQVPLVSSTSEGYTASQPLYQPPHATEQRPQKEPIDQIQATISLNTDQTTASSSLPAASQPQVFQAGTSKPLHSSGINVNAAPFQSMQTVFNMNAPVPPVNEPETLKQQNQYQASYNQSFSSQPHQVEQTELQQEQLQTVVGTYHGSQDQPHQVTGNHQQPPQQNTGFPRSSQPYYNSRGVSRGGSRGARGLMNGYRGPANGFRGGYDGYRPSFSNTPNSGYTQSQFSAPRDYSGYQRDGYQQNFKRGSGQSGPRGAPRGRGGPPRPNRGMPQMNTQQVN, translated from the coding sequence ATGCCCTCGGCCACCAGCCACAGCGGAAGCGGCAGCAAGTCGTCCGGACCGCCACCCCCGTCGGGCTCCTCCGCGAGTGAGGCAGGGGCCGGGGCAGCTGCGCCAGCTTCTCAGCACCCCGCAACCGGCACCGGCGCTGTCCAGACTGAAGCCATGAAGCAGATTCTCGGGGTGATCGACAAGAAACTTCGGAACCTGGAGAAGAAAAAGGGCAAGCTTGATGATTACCAGGAACGAATGAACAAAGGGGAAAGGCTTAATCAAGATCAGCTGGATGCAGTATCTAAGTACCAAGAAGTCACAAATAACTTGGAGTTTGCAAAAGAATTACAAAGGAGTTTCATGGCATTAAGTCAAGATATTCAGAAAACGATAAAGAAGACAGCACGTCGGGAGCAGCTTATGCGAGAAGAAGCTGAACAGAAACGTTTAAAAACTGTACTTGAGCTGCAATATGTTTTGGATAAACTGGGAGATGATGAGGTGCGAACTGACCTGAAACAAGGTTTGAATGGAGTACCAATACTGTCTGAAGAGGAATTGTCATTGCTGGATGAATTTTATAAGTTAGTGGACCCTGAACGGGACATGAACTTGAGGTTGAATGAGCAGTATGAACATGCCTCCATTCACCTGTGGGACTTgctggaagggaaggaaaaatctGTATGTGGAACAACCTATAAAGCTCTTAAGGAAATTGTTGAGCGTGTTTTCCAGTCAAACTACTTTGACAGTACCCACAACCACCAGAATGGGTTGTGTGAGGAAGAGGAGGCAGCCTCAGCACCGACAATTGAAGACCAGGTAGCTGAAGCTGAACCTGAGCCCACAGAAGAGTACACAGAACAAAGTGAAGTTGAATCAACAGAGTATGTAAATAGACAATTTATGGCAGAAACACAGTACAGCAGCAGTGAAAAGGAGCAGGTAGATGAGTGGACCGTTGAAACAGTCGAGGTGGTAAATTCACTCCAGCAGCAACCACAAGCTGCATCTCCTTCAGTACCAGAGCCCCACTCTTTGACTCCAGTGGCTCCAGCAGATCCCCTTGTGAGAAGACAGCGAgtacaggaccttatggcacaaATGCAGGGGCCCTATAATTTCATACAAGATTCAATGCTGGATTTTGAAAACCAGACACTTGATCCTGCCATTGTATCTGCACAACCCATGAATCCAACACAAAGCATGGACATGCCCCAGCTGGTTTGCCCTCCAGTTCATTCTGAATCTAGACTTGCTCAACCTAATCAAGTTCCTGTACAACCAGAAGCTACACAGGTTCCTTTGGTTTCATCCACAAGTGAGGGTTATACAGCATCTCAGCCCTTGTATCAGCCGCCTCATGCTACGGAGCAGCGACCACAGAAGGAACCAATTGACCAGATTCAGGCAACAATCTCTTTAAATACAGACCAGACTACAGCATCATCATCCCTTCCTGCTGCTTCTCAGCCTCAGGTTTTCCAGGCTGGGACAAGCAAACCTTTACATAGCAGTGGCATCAATGTAAATGCAGCTCCATTCCAATCCATGCAAACGGTGTTCAATATGAATGCTCCTGTTCCTCCTGTAAATGAACCGGAAACTTTAAAGCAGCAAAATCAGTATCAGGCTAGTTACAACCAGAGCTTTTCCAGTCAGCCTCACCAAGTAGAACAAACAGAACTTCAGCAAGAGCAGCTTCAAACAGTGGTTGGCACTTACCATGGTTCCCAGGACCAGCCCCATCAAGTGACTGGTAATCACCAACAGCCTCCCCAGCAGAACACTGGATTTCCACGTAGCAGCCAGCCCTATTACAACAGCCGTGGTGTGTCTCGTGGAGGTTCCCGGGGTGCTAGAGGCTTGATGAATGGATACCGGGGCCCTGCCAATGGATTCAGAGGAGGATATGATGGTTACCGCCCTTCATTCTCTAACACTCCAAACAGCGGTTATACGCAATCACAGTTCAGTGCTCCCCGGGATTATTCTGGCTATCAGCGGGATGGATATCAGCAGAATTTCAAGCGAGGCTCTGGGCAGAGTGGACCACGGGGAGCCCCACGAGGTCGTGGAGGGCCCCCAAGACCCAACAGAGGGATGCCGCAAATGAACACTCAGCAAGTGAATTAA